A single region of the Acidobacteriota bacterium genome encodes:
- the purN gene encoding phosphoribosylglycinamide formyltransferase yields the protein MTGGSAVARLGVLLSGRGSNFLAIQHAIAAGDLPAKIVQVVSNVEGAAGLTKARELGLATAAVVQREGEDRLAQERRVIEALASARVDWVCLAGYMRLLSPEFVQRFPRRIVNIHPSLLPSFPGLDAHGQALEHGVRISGCTVHLVDEGMDTGPIIVQRAVPVLDGDDAESLAARILIEEHRAYPEALRLLLEAPWEVAGRKFFLREKASG from the coding sequence GTGACCGGCGGTTCCGCAGTGGCGCGCCTGGGCGTCTTGCTGTCCGGCCGCGGCAGCAACTTCTTGGCCATCCAGCACGCCATCGCCGCCGGCGATTTGCCGGCCAAGATCGTCCAGGTGGTCTCCAATGTCGAGGGGGCCGCGGGTTTGACGAAGGCACGGGAGCTGGGCCTGGCGACCGCCGCTGTCGTCCAGCGCGAGGGTGAAGATCGCCTGGCCCAGGAGCGGCGGGTGATCGAGGCTTTGGCGTCGGCCCGAGTCGACTGGGTGTGCCTCGCGGGCTATATGAGGCTCCTCTCCCCTGAGTTCGTACAGCGCTTTCCGCGTCGGATCGTCAACATCCACCCGAGCCTCCTGCCGTCTTTTCCCGGTCTCGACGCCCACGGTCAGGCGTTGGAGCACGGTGTTCGGATCTCCGGCTGCACCGTCCACCTGGTCGACGAGGGGATGGACACCGGGCCGATCATTGTGCAGCGGGCCGTGCCGGTGCTCGACGGCGACGATGCCGAAAGTCTGGCTGCGCGCATCCTGATCGAAGAGCATCGTGCCTATCCGGAGGCCTTGCGGCTCCTCCTTGAGGCGCCCTGGGAGGTCGCGGGGCGAAAGTTTTTCTTGCG